In Natranaerovirga hydrolytica, a single window of DNA contains:
- the nhaC gene encoding Na+/H+ antiporter NhaC, which translates to MSKSNEKEIPMPSIRLAIIPILVVIIALTFSVFIFDAEPHIALFFGAATAGIVAFVHGYSWETIQSGFTESVHRAIPSLLILLIIGMIIGVWIASGIVPALMYYGFELLLPQWFLPSILILCSIMSVITGSSWTTVGTIGVAAIGVGQGLGIPAPAIAGTIVSGAFFGDKLSPMSDSTNLTPSVLGVDLYVHIKHMLFSTVPSFLIALAMYTVLGFFLAEGSADPSIVAEYQDVIMENFNLSFLLIIPPIIVIALILFKVPAIPSLIAGVVLGGIMQITVQGQSVSEFFNILYEGFSISTGWEEMDMLLTRGGMSSMYDVVSLALVALAFGGIMNRCKMLDAIVSRLSRFLKSVGNLVTTTIGTSIFLNIFSANQYLAVIIPGQMYEDCYKAKGLKFNNLTRALEAGGTLTAPLIPWNSSGAFVLSVLSVNPLAYAPYAFICWLTFIIVIFFGYKDITMDKTYEFEIE; encoded by the coding sequence ATGTCTAAATCAAATGAAAAAGAAATACCAATGCCTTCCATTAGATTAGCCATTATTCCTATTTTAGTGGTGATTATAGCCTTAACATTTTCTGTTTTTATATTTGATGCAGAACCTCATATCGCACTTTTTTTTGGTGCAGCAACTGCTGGGATCGTAGCATTTGTGCACGGATATTCTTGGGAAACCATTCAATCCGGCTTTACAGAAAGTGTTCATCGAGCCATACCTTCTTTATTAATACTACTGATTATTGGTATGATTATTGGTGTTTGGATTGCTAGCGGCATTGTACCTGCTTTAATGTATTATGGATTTGAATTGTTGCTTCCACAGTGGTTTTTACCTTCTATTCTAATTTTATGTAGCATTATGTCTGTTATTACAGGTAGCTCTTGGACAACTGTTGGAACCATTGGTGTTGCAGCAATTGGGGTAGGACAAGGATTAGGGATACCTGCACCTGCCATTGCAGGCACAATTGTGTCTGGCGCTTTTTTCGGTGATAAACTCTCTCCTATGTCTGATTCTACAAACTTAACACCTTCTGTACTGGGTGTTGATTTATACGTTCACATTAAACATATGTTATTTTCCACTGTACCTAGTTTTCTTATAGCTTTAGCAATGTACACTGTTTTAGGTTTTTTCTTAGCTGAGGGAAGTGCTGATCCTTCTATTGTTGCTGAATACCAAGATGTTATTATGGAAAATTTCAACTTATCATTTTTACTCATCATTCCACCTATAATCGTCATCGCTTTAATACTATTTAAAGTACCTGCTATACCCAGTTTAATTGCTGGTGTGGTATTAGGTGGTATTATGCAAATAACGGTTCAAGGACAGAGTGTATCTGAGTTTTTTAATATTTTATATGAAGGATTTTCTATCTCAACGGGTTGGGAAGAAATGGATATGTTATTAACAAGAGGCGGTATGTCTAGTATGTATGATGTGGTTTCTCTTGCCTTAGTAGCCTTAGCCTTTGGCGGTATTATGAATCGATGTAAAATGCTAGATGCCATTGTTAGCCGACTTTCTAGATTCTTAAAAAGCGTTGGCAATCTAGTGACTACAACAATTGGTACCTCTATCTTTTTAAATATATTTAGTGCCAATCAGTATTTAGCGGTTATTATTCCAGGGCAAATGTATGAAGATTGCTACAAAGCTAAAGGGTTAAAATTCAATAATTTAACTCGGGCATTAGAAGCTGGTGGTACTTTAACAGCACCTTTAATCCCTTGGAATAGTAGTGGTGCTTTTGTATTATCTGTATTAAGTGTTAACCCATTAGCCTACGCACCTTACGCATTTATTTGTTGGTTAACATTTATAATTGTTATTTTCTTTGGATATAAAGACATTACCATGGATAAAACTTATGAGTTTGAGATTGAATGA